The segment CCAAAGCAGATAACCATACCTTACTATTGTGAATTTCAGGTTATCATTCTAAATGAATAAGTATCTCTTATTTTAAGCTGAATAAGTGTAATAAATAACCACATGATTAAACTATGATTTTAAGATTTAAAGGCACAAAACAATGCATCCAAATTTACAGCTGCAGTGAGTGACcagataataaaaaattaaatacatgccTACATTTCTGTCACAGTTATACTGATGAATTAATTTCTTGACATCCGTGGCATATATAAGCATCAGAGGTATTTTTTGTGAATCacaattttgtgttttctgaattcTGTGCATTGAAAATGCTCAGCCATTAAACTGTATTAGAGGCTTTGGCCTTTTGCATAGACAATACCTTCCTGATAGAAACAGTGGCCATGCTGCAAGgtacaaattttatttccaaatttcatcTATAATGTACCAGATTTATGATCTTTTTCATAGTACTTTGTGTTTATCTTCACAGTAAcgttataatttttatttttataaattgatTTGCAGTGAAGTAGCTGCTGGATTTTTGGTGAAGCATCCAAAGTGTAACTAGATAAGCTAGAGCAAGGGTGTATGTCCCATATTACTTAGGTTGTTATAAAGACCCCGTTTTCAAGAAAGGATTCTGAATAGCTTAGGTGAGAAAGCCACTGTGTTCTAAACAGCTATTTCTGTTTGCTCAATATGGGTCAAACCTTTATTTCACCATTTGGATCAAACCCCTCTTAATAAATATAttggcatttttaatgtaaactaTTTGAGGGTAAAGGTCATTATAAAAATTTTCaacattaatttttgtttggaGCAGTAGATGGAATGTTTAGGAGGTATGACTAACTTGTAGTGCTACAGTGTGGTACTATTTTAATCTATCTTACAAAATATCTGTAGCtggttattttctttaataagcaTATTGATTCCAcaagttgaaagaaaaaggtcTTTAATAaatatgcaggtttttttttttacagtggtgTGATTGGTAAGTGCCAGTAGGACAACTATTTCTTCATGACTTGAAATCAGAAATGGGCAGTAGTAGTTGAAAACACTGctcagagatggaaaaaaaaagaaacagacgTCATTATATGGTACAGATAGgaatttgaacaaaaagaaaaaaatcgcCTGGTTAAGTTGGAGATTTTCTCCAGGTACATACTGTcgaattaatgcattttttcagtccactttcatattttacatcatttaatgcaattaaataaaaccaatataTTAATACAGTAACAGCCTGTCTAatctaaacatttttgttaGCATTAAACCTCATTATTATAAATTGGcagttatttaatattatttactATTGCAATTATGTCTTATTTGGTAGAAATTAAGAACACACTATCATATTACAAACTGCAAACATGTTAAATCTAAACCatagctgaagaaaaaacattatatTACTCGTTTTACgcattgaatttttaaattcagttacaaattttcagtcattttaaagtgtaaattcttaaataaaatgtaatcaCTACTTAAAAAGTAACATTCTGTTAACATAAACCATGTTAGATGTACTATGCTATTGTTTACAAATTTGCGTTTATCTTGCATTCATTTGTTTATAATGCCTTATCCTGTAACTGGAAGTTTATTGCATGGGATCTCTGATCCTGTTTTAGCTATCAGCTTAATAAGGGGATCAAATGCAGTTGTGTTGTGAAGTCGTTGTCTGACAAACTGGCCCTGAAAACAGAGTCCTCAATATCCACAGAACCACAGCAATTCAGCCTTCCCCATCTTGTCTACCAAATACCTCAACCGCAGGCTGGGGGAATTCCCTCAAGGGTTCTGTGAATCATTCAGTGTGAACCTGAGCAGATGCACCCACTGGCACAACAGAAAGCTGGCGGCTGCGATCCCCAAGGAAAGACACAGGGTGGGTGACAGACCCACGTGGGGACAGAGAAGatcctctgcctcctgctgagGAGCTACAGGTGTTCCTGCATCCTTGATATGTACGTACATAGATTACCTTCAGCATTGTTGGCACAACTTAACCTAAGATGACTTCAATTGAAATACTAGAACAAAATTGTACTCATTCTTAAAATTTGAAAGTTAATAAAATAAGgatatgtataaaataaatatagaacTATAAAACTGATCTGTTACTGAACTGGGTGATAAATGCcttctaaatatatttacattccttttcttttttcttcttatagATGACAGTCATGTCCCATTCAAAGGATCTCAAAGACGACTTCCACAGTGACACTgtactttccattttaaatgaaCAGCGCATTCGGGGTATTTTATGTGATGTCACCATAATTGTGGAAGATACCAAATTTAAAGCCCACAGTAATGTGCTGGCAGCTTCAAGCCTttacttcaaaaacattttttggaGTCGTACTATTTGTATTTCAGGCCATGTACTGGAGTTAGATGATCTCAAAGCTGAAGTGtttacagaaatactgaattacATCTACAGTTCCACAGTAGTTGTTAAGAGGCAGGAGACTGTAACGGaccttgcagcagcagggaaaaaactGGGAATATCATTTCTAGAAGATCTTAcagatattaatttttcaagttCCCCCTGCCCCTATGCATACTGTATTAATGAAAAAGGGACtgtcaaagaggaaaaacatgaaaagagaCATGAAGACTCCGCTGTGACAAATGGACCACGAATTACAAATGCATTCTCgatttttgaaactgaaaacagtttattttctccaCTTGATTTGAGGGCGAGCTTTAAAAAGGTGTCTGAGACAATACAAGCTCCCAGCATCAGCCTCGACAGAAGTGACGTTTGCAAAGATGCTGAGCCAGCCAGTACGCTGGCTGAACACTCCTATGCTGTTTCTTCTGGGGGAGATACTTTCCAAGGAACGCCTTTTCTTGAACAGGACAGCAGCCCTTCATACAAGATGACTGAAGACCACTATGAAAATCTCCAAGCCACACCACTCATTCACCCAGGAAAACAAGCAGGTAATACTCCTAAAACAGCCTTTAAGCCCCAGAGTACTGGTTTGGCCATAGCAAAAGTACCAGCCTCTACAGCGACCACTACAGAAGCTCCACATGAAGCAGTTACTGATCAGGCAATTACTTCCTTTccaaaacctcaaaataaagcaggagACTTGCATTTATCCAGAGAAGAGGACAACAGTTCTGCTAATGCCTCTGGATCTGTGGCAACTGTTGTTCCACCTGTTTACAACTGTAACTGTTGTGCAAAATCATTCAGTGACAGGGCGTTACTTAGTACTCATCTCCAGCTCCATTCAGAGCGTCAGGAAACTTTCATATGTAAATACTGCAGCAAACAATTTGCAAATCTAAATATACTGGAAAGTCATGAACAGGTCTGTGTGAGACCAAGTAGCTTATCGGTTCACAATGGAAATGAACAAAATTTTGCAGATAACTATACTACTACAGAAGGAAGGAATGGAAGTTCATACACAAACGCAGAGCCTCTGTTGTCTGAAAACAGCATCACTGATTATTCTAATGCAAACTGCACTTTACCAGAAACAGATCATTTGGTTAAAGTTGTTGATGGGCAGATACTATACACTTGCATCGTTTGCAAGCGTAGTTATGTAACATTATCTAGCCTTCGAAGACATGCAAATGTGCATTCATGGAGAAGAACGTATCCTTGTCACTACTGCAATAAAGTATTTGCATTAGCTGAGTATCGCACCAGACATGAGATCTGGCACACTGGAGAAAGACGGTATCAGTGCATTTTCTGTCTGGAGACTTTTATGACTTACTATATACTAAAAAATCATCAGAAGTCTTTCCATGCAATTGACCATCGTCtctcagtaaataaaaaaacagcCAATGGAGGCTTAAAACCAAGTATGTACCCATACAAACTTTATCGACTTTTACCTATGAAATGCAGGCGACTACCTTATAAGTCCTACCGAAATTCTTCATACGAAAGTGTTCAAACAGGTAGCCAGGTTAATGAAACTGCTTCTACTAACTGTTTCATTCAGAGTTCTCTTAGCTCTGAGCTACCACCACTGAATTTTCAACGTAATATAATAGCAAATGACAGAACTCTAGCCTTGGATACATCTGCATGTAACGATACAGCATCTTCCACAAATACTCAGAATTCTTCCTCTTGGGGAGTAGGTATCTTAAATTCTGACCTGCAAAGAGActtttttacagctgaaaaaagagTTTCTACTGCTGCAAATGACTCTGGTTCTCAGGAGTGTGATTCCTCAGTTGTGTCTTTATCGAATGTGAATGAAAATTCAACCTCTGTCATCAGTTACAGCAGTTCTGCACCCTCTGTTATAATGCACAGTAGCAGAGTTTCATCGGTAATAATGCACGGTAAAACAGTCACTTCTGTAGAAAACAATAAGACAGAATCTTCAAATAATCTACCTAGTCAGTCTGTAAGTGATGATTGTAAATACGGGTCAGATAATAATGGAAAGTGCATTACAAAGTCAAAACctgttaaagagaaaaagaaaacactgctgtaCAACAGAGCAGAAGCAACTGAGGATATGCAGCATGTCACAGGATCTGGAGGTTCATCTAGCAAAACAACAAATACCGTCCAAGAATCGAGTAAAACTGAAACATACATTGCAAAGCCTGCCTTACCTGGAACATCTACTGATAGCAACGTTGCACCTCTTTGtcaaataacagtaaaaattgGTAATGAGGCTATTGTAAAAAGACACATATTGGGATCTAAGCTGTTTTGTAAAAGGGGGCGAAAATCTAAACATGAGTCCAAACAGGACAATCTAATTGAGGAATCAGAAATGGAGGTAAAAGAAAGAAGCCCATCTAGGCTCTATAGTTCAGAATGCCTGGAACTGACAGAAATGTGTGATGATGTAAGTGACCAGGACTCCAGTGATAAACCCTGGAGACCCTATTAtaattacaaaccaaaaaagaaatccaaacagctaagaaaaatgaaaaagaccAAATGGAGGAAAAAGCATGGAAGCAAGAACACCATTATGGAAAGCCACAACACATGCAGTCGAGAATATGCGCTCAGAAATACCCCTGAGGAAAAAGTGATCAGTCAAGAAGAGAATGCAGAAATGCCCAGTCTTCATTGTGAGCTCTGTGAAAGAGATCAGTCTTCCACTGCAGAAATTCAAGAACATGTACACTGGCATGTAGCAACTTCAAAGCCTTACATTTGTGAATTATGCCAAAAACAATTTCAAAGTCCATccactttaaaaatgcatatgaGGTGTCACACTGGGGAAAAGCCCTACACTTGCAAAACCTGTGgtaaatgtttttcagttccTGGAAATCTACAGAAACATGAACGTATTCACCTGGGTGTTAAAGACTTTGTCTGCCAGTACTGTAATAAGGCATTCACTTTAAATGAAACGCtcaaaatacatgaaagaaTTCATACTGGAGAAAAACGCTACCACTGtcagttctgctttcagagCTTCTTGTATCTTTCTACCAAAAGGAACCACGAGCAAAGGCATGTACGTGAGCACAATGGGAAAGGATACGCTTGCTTTCAATGCCCCAAAATTTgcaagacagcagcagctctgggaatgCACCAGAAGAAACATCTATTCAAAAGTCCTGGTtcacaagacagaaaagaacagttttgcAATGAAAGCACTAAACTTTTGGAAAATCCACATTTCCTTGGCTCAGAAGGAAGTGAAgtaaaaaatatacaaaatgtaACTCCAGAAGTTATACTGTGAGTGACAGTtgtgtaaaagaagaaaaatccaaaacTATATGTTGGAGAAAATACAGATGCATTGAATGGGGAAATGTCTCCGCTGAAATTAGTATCATTTACTGAGATCAAATGTCTTCACCTAAACATGTGTCAatatatgcaaaacaaaaaaaaaaaaaaaaaaaaggaaaaataacacagaaaactaGTATTTGCAATAATACCAACTTTACGTGAAAGACCCAAAATACTTTTGCCACAATAGACTTCTAACATActgagagggagaaagagaaaaaaaaatatgaccaacccaaacccttctacTTAGCATTACAGGAAACTAGTCACTGAACTATTTTATAGTGCTGTTTTTGAGTCAGAATTGTTCTaggcaaaataaatatgtaGGTTCGCAGTGTACTCTGTAGAAGGAATTTTTGCTGCAGAAACCATATATTGCATTCTTTCACAAAAAGTAATGTGTTTATAAACAAAGTGTAATCTAGTGTATTCAAAAGTGAAGATGGGAAATGTTTCATGAACTTGGGTATGCTGAAGTACAGTTGAGTTCTGGTGTGCTTTTCTGTAACTCAACATTTACAAAACATATTCAGGAGTTTAAACCCCTCTTTCCTTTCCATATTCAGTTTTGTAGTTACCATAATAACCGTTAAGTCTGAGTGCTTGTGTGGAAAGTATTCCAGATTTATGGTATCTCTGAGACATTTAATAAAGATTCAGTGGAACTCACAATAGCCAGTCTTCCAAACTGCATAAATCCCAATGTCAATGGCCTGGTAGAGCTATTCAGGTGCATTTgtctaaaaaaatgtttctcagcaAACATCCTAGCTTAAAGAAATCCTGTATATAAATGTCCACTTCCTGCTGGGTCTGCAAATCCTGTCTTTTAGAAATACAATTCTTCttagaagaagaagaggagattATTAGGTAGTCTTCCTCCTCATCCTGGAATAATCCCTGGACAGCAAATGACAGAGCAACTCCCCATAAATACTTTGATTTTGGGGAGTAAGTAAATACTCAGATTCTTGCTTCCGTATGTATCCCTGAGGCAATCCC is part of the Falco naumanni isolate bFalNau1 chromosome 13, bFalNau1.pat, whole genome shotgun sequence genome and harbors:
- the ZBTB38 gene encoding zinc finger and BTB domain-containing protein 38 isoform X1, producing MSEKMTVMSHSKDLKDDFHSDTVLSILNEQRIRGILCDVTIIVEDTKFKAHSNVLAASSLYFKNIFWSRTICISGHVLELDDLKAEVFTEILNYIYSSTVVVKRQETVTDLAAAGKKLGISFLEDLTDINFSSSPCPYAYCINEKGTVKEEKHEKRHEDSAVTNGPRITNAFSIFETENSLFSPLDLRASFKKVSETIQAPSISLDRSDVCKDAEPASTLAEHSYAVSSGGDTFQGTPFLEQDSSPSYKMTEDHYENLQATPLIHPGKQAGNTPKTAFKPQSTGLAIAKVPASTATTTEAPHEAVTDQAITSFPKPQNKAGDLHLSREEDNSSANASGSVATVVPPVYNCNCCAKSFSDRALLSTHLQLHSERQETFICKYCSKQFANLNILESHEQVCVRPSSLSVHNGNEQNFADNYTTTEGRNGSSYTNAEPLLSENSITDYSNANCTLPETDHLVKVVDGQILYTCIVCKRSYVTLSSLRRHANVHSWRRTYPCHYCNKVFALAEYRTRHEIWHTGERRYQCIFCLETFMTYYILKNHQKSFHAIDHRLSVNKKTANGGLKPSMYPYKLYRLLPMKCRRLPYKSYRNSSYESVQTGSQVNETASTNCFIQSSLSSELPPLNFQRNIIANDRTLALDTSACNDTASSTNTQNSSSWGVGILNSDLQRDFFTAEKRVSTAANDSGSQECDSSVVSLSNVNENSTSVISYSSSAPSVIMHSSRVSSVIMHGKTVTSVENNKTESSNNLPSQSVSDDCKYGSDNNGKCITKSKPVKEKKKTLLYNRAEATEDMQHVTGSGGSSSKTTNTVQESSKTETYIAKPALPGTSTDSNVAPLCQITVKIGNEAIVKRHILGSKLFCKRGRKSKHESKQDNLIEESEMEVKERSPSRLYSSECLELTEMCDDVSDQDSSDKPWRPYYNYKPKKKSKQLRKMKKTKWRKKHGSKNTIMESHNTCSREYALRNTPEEKVISQEENAEMPSLHCELCERDQSSTAEIQEHVHWHVATSKPYICELCQKQFQSPSTLKMHMRCHTGEKPYTCKTCGKCFSVPGNLQKHERIHLGVKDFVCQYCNKAFTLNETLKIHERIHTGEKRYHCQFCFQSFLYLSTKRNHEQRHVREHNGKGYACFQCPKICKTAAALGMHQKKHLFKSPGSQDRKEQFCNESTKLLENPHFLGSEGSEVKNIQNVTPEVIL
- the ZBTB38 gene encoding zinc finger and BTB domain-containing protein 38 isoform X2, with translation MTVMSHSKDLKDDFHSDTVLSILNEQRIRGILCDVTIIVEDTKFKAHSNVLAASSLYFKNIFWSRTICISGHVLELDDLKAEVFTEILNYIYSSTVVVKRQETVTDLAAAGKKLGISFLEDLTDINFSSSPCPYAYCINEKGTVKEEKHEKRHEDSAVTNGPRITNAFSIFETENSLFSPLDLRASFKKVSETIQAPSISLDRSDVCKDAEPASTLAEHSYAVSSGGDTFQGTPFLEQDSSPSYKMTEDHYENLQATPLIHPGKQAGNTPKTAFKPQSTGLAIAKVPASTATTTEAPHEAVTDQAITSFPKPQNKAGDLHLSREEDNSSANASGSVATVVPPVYNCNCCAKSFSDRALLSTHLQLHSERQETFICKYCSKQFANLNILESHEQVCVRPSSLSVHNGNEQNFADNYTTTEGRNGSSYTNAEPLLSENSITDYSNANCTLPETDHLVKVVDGQILYTCIVCKRSYVTLSSLRRHANVHSWRRTYPCHYCNKVFALAEYRTRHEIWHTGERRYQCIFCLETFMTYYILKNHQKSFHAIDHRLSVNKKTANGGLKPSMYPYKLYRLLPMKCRRLPYKSYRNSSYESVQTGSQVNETASTNCFIQSSLSSELPPLNFQRNIIANDRTLALDTSACNDTASSTNTQNSSSWGVGILNSDLQRDFFTAEKRVSTAANDSGSQECDSSVVSLSNVNENSTSVISYSSSAPSVIMHSSRVSSVIMHGKTVTSVENNKTESSNNLPSQSVSDDCKYGSDNNGKCITKSKPVKEKKKTLLYNRAEATEDMQHVTGSGGSSSKTTNTVQESSKTETYIAKPALPGTSTDSNVAPLCQITVKIGNEAIVKRHILGSKLFCKRGRKSKHESKQDNLIEESEMEVKERSPSRLYSSECLELTEMCDDVSDQDSSDKPWRPYYNYKPKKKSKQLRKMKKTKWRKKHGSKNTIMESHNTCSREYALRNTPEEKVISQEENAEMPSLHCELCERDQSSTAEIQEHVHWHVATSKPYICELCQKQFQSPSTLKMHMRCHTGEKPYTCKTCGKCFSVPGNLQKHERIHLGVKDFVCQYCNKAFTLNETLKIHERIHTGEKRYHCQFCFQSFLYLSTKRNHEQRHVREHNGKGYACFQCPKICKTAAALGMHQKKHLFKSPGSQDRKEQFCNESTKLLENPHFLGSEGSEVKNIQNVTPEVIL